The following proteins are encoded in a genomic region of Parus major isolate Abel chromosome 20, Parus_major1.1, whole genome shotgun sequence:
- the TFAP2C gene encoding transcription factor AP-2 gamma, with amino-acid sequence MEQRCAGPGVPGAAGLSERSAPGGMRRGRQCAFQDRHDGSSNGNPRLPHLSAVSQHLYSPAPPLSHSGASDFQPPYFPPPYQPLPYSQSSDPYSHLGDPFSINPLHQPPPPPPSQQQSAWPNRQSQEPAGLAPHGRPGLVPHLSALESGSAGSRRETFRRSELLLPHGHGLDASALADNLGLHDMAHQMEEVQNVEDQHLLMHDQTVIRKGPISLTKNSALSLPCQKDGLIGVVINPNEVFCSVPGRLSLLSSTSKYKVTVAEVQRRLSPPECLNASLLGGVLRRAKSKNGGRSLREKLDKIGLNLPAGRRKAANVTLLTSLVEGEAVHLARDFGYVCETEFPSKAVAEYLTRPHMGRNEMANRKNMLLAAKQICKEFTDLLTQDRTPLGNTRPSPILDPGIQGCLTHFSLITHGFGSAAICAAMTSVQNYLNEALKIADKSYMNAGDQSPAETNKTIDKMDKHRK; translated from the exons ATGGAGCAGCGCTGTGCGGGACCGGGGGTCCCCGGAGCCGCGGGGCTGTCGGAGCGCAGCGCACCGGGCGGGATGCGGAGGGGCCGGCAG TGTGCTTTCCAGGACCGGCACGATGGGAGCAGCAACGGGAACCCGCGGCTGCCGCACCTCTCCGCCGTCAGCCAGCACCTGTacagcccggccccgccgctctCGCACTCGGGAGCCTCCGACTTCCAGCCCCCCTACTTCCCCCCCCCGTACCAGCCGCTGCCTTACTCCCAGTCCAGCGACCCCTACTCGCACCTCGGGGACCCCTTCTCCATCAACCCCCTGCAccagccgccgccgccgccgcccagccagcagcagagcgCTTGGCCGAACCGGCAGAGCCAGGAGCCGGCGGGGCTGGCCCCGCACGGCCGCCCCGGGCTGGTGCCGCACCTCTCGGCGCTGGAGAGCGGCTCTGCCGGCAGCCGCCGGGAGACTTTCCGGCGCtccgagctgctgctgccccacgGGCACGGGCTGGACGCCTCGGCGCTGGCCGATAACCTGGGCCTGCACGACATGGCCCACCAGATGGAGGAGGTGCAG aatGTGGAAGATCAACACTTACTAATGCATGACCAGACAGTCATTAGAAAAG GTCCCATCTCCCTAACGAAAAACAGCGCTCTGAGCCTGCCCTGCCAAAAGGATGGATTAATTGGGGTGGTGATCAACCCCAACGAAGTGTTTTGCTCCGTGCCAGGGAggctctccctgctcagctccacGTCCAAGTACAAAGTGACAGTGGCAGAGGTGCAGAGGCGGCTCTCGCCCCCGGAGTGTCTCAATGCCTCCCTGCTAGGAGGAGTCCTGCGAAG AGCCAAATCTAAAAATGGTGGCAGATCATTAAGGGAAAAACTGGATAAAATTGGCTTGAATCTTCCTGCTGGCAGAAGGAAAGCTGCAAATGTGACACTATTGACATCTTTGGTGGAAG GTGAAGCTGTGCATCTTGCTCGTGACTTTGGCTACGTGTGTGAGACAGAGTTTCCTTCCAAAGCAGTGGCTGAATATTTAACCAGACCACACATGGGCCGCAACGAAATGGCAAACAGGAAGAACATGCTCCTTGCTGCAAA GCAGATCTGTAAGGAATTCACAGACCTCCTCACTCAGGACAGAACTCCTCTTGGAAACACAAGACCCAGCCCCATCTTGGACCCTGGCATCCAGGGCTGTTTGACTCATTTTAGCCTGATCACACATGGCTTTGGGAGCGCTGCCATCTGTGCTGCCATGACATCCGTCCAGAACTACCTAAATGAAGCGTTAAAAATTGCAGACAAATCCTACATGAACGCTGGAGACCAGAGCCCCGCAGAGACCAACAAAACCATTGACAAAATGGACAAGCACAGGAAGTGA